One window of the Sphaerochaeta associata genome contains the following:
- a CDS encoding DNA topoisomerase III, translating to MKKLVLAEKPSVGRELARVLNCYRRETGYIEGEHYIVTWALGHLVELAQPAAYSERYKRWSLRDLPMLPPVLQQEVIEQSKDQFAVVKSLIGRADIESVVIATDAGREGELVARWIMKLADYQGPAHRLWISSQTEGAIKEGFANLKDASLYDNLYKAAESRAAADWYVGMNVTRALTCHYDAKLSAGRVQTPTLALMTRREDEIEAFSGQFYWTLKADFTQFTASYYPSEDSIRITEEASAKEKESSLVGKTGRVVSLETVEKREQPPLAYDLTELQRDANNLLDFSAKQTLDVLQALYEQHKIVTYPRTDSRYITTDIVATLPQRLRSLQDTPFSPLCARFVKDGFRVDEERFVQDLQVTDHHAIIPTEQRVDLSRLSAQEKALWELIALRFLEVLSPDYEYRTTTLTAEVETCRFKTRLTIPVEQGWRSVAALIGKRSAQGSLGDEDEASPSLLRVKEGDAVTINSVKLRKLATAAPSRYTEATLLSAMEHAGRFVEDAKLKKRLTNGLGTPATRADMIEKLIQNHYIERVGKELVPTPKGRELVRLAPEELRSPELTGRWEERLGNIAEGKEDGDRFIQDIKQNASALVAQVIGSSDVFSPHFPDSKKCPYCKTPMMKVVDEIGQSHFLCQKLSCSYEEMEVKKRVPKPQAEKTTEPKKKVVVKVAPVEVDGVKKRVVLKKKPPVQSFSLPDEEASPAYTWETVIEVVRPSKLAYRSERNERSSDTRGGWKPPVQSQHIVDQTPSEGGSFADFLKANEERKRRDREKRRT from the coding sequence TTGAAAAAGCTTGTACTTGCGGAAAAGCCGAGTGTTGGGAGAGAGTTGGCGCGTGTTTTGAACTGCTACAGACGGGAGACCGGCTATATTGAGGGCGAACACTATATCGTGACCTGGGCGCTGGGGCATCTGGTGGAGCTTGCCCAGCCGGCCGCCTACAGTGAACGGTACAAACGGTGGTCACTGCGCGATCTTCCCATGCTTCCGCCTGTGTTGCAACAGGAGGTCATCGAGCAGAGCAAGGATCAGTTTGCAGTGGTTAAAAGCCTGATCGGGAGAGCGGATATTGAGAGCGTAGTCATCGCCACCGACGCCGGTCGGGAAGGCGAGTTGGTCGCCCGCTGGATTATGAAGCTTGCCGATTACCAAGGTCCCGCCCACAGGCTGTGGATCAGCAGCCAGACTGAAGGCGCCATCAAGGAGGGGTTCGCAAACCTCAAGGATGCAAGCCTGTATGACAACCTCTATAAAGCCGCTGAGAGCAGGGCCGCCGCCGACTGGTATGTCGGCATGAATGTAACCAGAGCCCTTACCTGTCATTATGATGCAAAGCTTTCGGCAGGCCGGGTGCAGACCCCGACCTTGGCACTCATGACCCGGCGCGAGGATGAGATTGAAGCCTTCAGCGGACAATTCTACTGGACTTTGAAAGCTGATTTCACCCAATTCACCGCCTCCTACTATCCGAGTGAGGATTCGATCAGAATCACCGAGGAGGCATCGGCCAAAGAGAAGGAAAGCTCACTGGTAGGAAAGACGGGAAGGGTTGTGAGCTTGGAAACCGTTGAGAAACGTGAGCAGCCGCCGCTTGCCTATGACCTTACCGAACTGCAGCGTGATGCAAACAACCTGCTCGATTTCAGTGCAAAGCAGACCTTGGATGTACTGCAGGCCCTGTATGAGCAGCATAAGATAGTCACCTATCCGAGAACCGACAGCCGCTACATAACCACCGACATCGTCGCTACCCTGCCACAGCGACTGCGCAGCCTGCAGGACACTCCCTTCAGTCCCCTATGCGCCCGTTTTGTCAAGGATGGGTTCCGCGTCGATGAGGAGCGCTTTGTGCAGGATCTGCAGGTAACCGACCATCACGCCATCATCCCGACCGAACAGCGGGTTGACCTTTCAAGGCTCAGTGCACAGGAGAAAGCCCTGTGGGAGTTGATCGCCCTGCGCTTCTTGGAAGTGCTCAGCCCCGATTATGAATATCGGACCACCACCTTGACAGCCGAGGTCGAAACGTGTCGGTTCAAGACACGCCTTACCATCCCTGTAGAGCAAGGCTGGAGAAGTGTTGCCGCCTTGATCGGTAAACGAAGCGCCCAAGGCTCACTGGGTGATGAGGATGAGGCAAGTCCCTCCTTGTTGCGGGTCAAGGAGGGTGATGCTGTCACCATCAATTCTGTCAAGCTCAGAAAGCTCGCAACCGCCGCTCCCTCCCGCTATACCGAGGCGACCCTGCTCTCGGCCATGGAGCATGCCGGACGCTTTGTCGAGGATGCAAAGCTGAAGAAGCGGCTGACCAACGGACTTGGAACGCCGGCTACCCGTGCAGATATGATAGAGAAGCTGATCCAAAACCACTATATAGAACGGGTTGGCAAGGAGCTGGTTCCCACTCCCAAAGGCAGGGAGTTGGTCCGCCTTGCCCCTGAAGAGCTGCGTTCGCCCGAATTGACCGGGCGTTGGGAGGAGCGGCTTGGCAATATTGCAGAAGGCAAAGAGGATGGTGATCGTTTCATCCAAGACATCAAGCAGAATGCCTCAGCCCTTGTCGCCCAGGTAATCGGCAGCAGTGATGTGTTCTCACCGCATTTCCCTGACTCCAAGAAGTGCCCGTACTGCAAGACGCCGATGATGAAGGTCGTAGATGAAATCGGGCAGAGTCACTTTCTCTGTCAGAAACTTTCATGCAGCTATGAGGAGATGGAGGTCAAGAAGCGGGTGCCTAAGCCTCAAGCCGAGAAAACGACGGAGCCGAAAAAGAAAGTCGTGGTGAAAGTCGCTCCCGTCGAGGTCGATGGAGTCAAGAAGCGCGTGGTTCTAAAAAAGAAACCTCCGGTTCAATCCTTCTCCCTGCCCGATGAGGAGGCTTCACCAGCCTATACCTGGGAGACTGTCATCGAGGTTGTAAGACCGAGCAAGCTTGCCTATCGATCTGAACGCAATGAACGAAGCAGCGATACCAGAGGAGGGTGGAAACCACCGGTACAATCACAGCATATAGTCGACCAGACTCCTTCGGAAGGCGGCAGCTTCGCCGATTTCTTGAAGGCCAATGAAGAAAGAAAGAGACGAGACCGGGAGAAAAGGCGTACATAA